A genomic window from Gemmatimonadota bacterium includes:
- a CDS encoding mechanosensitive ion channel family protein: MTSIPPLALAFLQDTLSASDSVRAAAAAGPSLWSELTSIPPMAWLIGLGTGVGTALALAFVLRVLIRRFEKIAALTTTDVDDLILHLLKSTRRLFVFLVAVWAGARVVDLPPAISSFVHGLLVVGLFFQFGLWATGVVNHLLDRYRRAQLAVDPTSATALGALSFVVRTAVWVIVVLLVFDNLGFDVTALITGLGIGGIAIALAVQNVLGDLFASLAIVLDKPFVVGDFIAVDGMNGTVEHVGVKTTRVRSLSGEQLVFGNAKLLGSSIRNYGRLRERRIVFVLGVEYGTPRAKLEQIPVWLRETVEGLEQARFDRAHLRSFGDSAIEFETVYYVLAPEYNVYMDLQQAINLRMHQIFERENISFAFPSRTLYLRGLEGVERGLSRPGSEPSDPGGYEAGSRG; this comes from the coding sequence TTGACGTCGATCCCTCCGCTCGCGCTGGCTTTCTTGCAGGACACGCTCTCGGCTTCGGACTCCGTCCGGGCGGCGGCCGCCGCCGGTCCCTCCCTCTGGTCGGAGCTCACCTCCATCCCGCCCATGGCGTGGTTGATCGGGCTCGGTACCGGGGTGGGGACCGCTCTGGCGCTCGCGTTCGTGCTCCGCGTGCTCATCCGCCGCTTCGAAAAGATCGCGGCCCTGACCACCACGGACGTCGACGATCTCATCCTGCATCTGCTCAAGAGCACGCGCAGGCTGTTCGTCTTCCTCGTCGCGGTCTGGGCCGGCGCCCGGGTGGTGGACCTGCCACCCGCCATCTCGTCGTTCGTCCACGGCCTGCTCGTGGTGGGCCTGTTCTTCCAGTTCGGGCTCTGGGCCACGGGCGTCGTGAACCACCTGCTGGACCGGTATCGGCGGGCACAACTGGCCGTCGATCCCACGTCGGCCACCGCGCTCGGCGCGCTCAGCTTCGTGGTGCGCACGGCCGTCTGGGTGATCGTCGTCCTCCTGGTGTTCGACAACCTGGGCTTCGACGTCACTGCGCTGATCACCGGGCTGGGCATCGGCGGAATCGCGATCGCGCTGGCGGTGCAGAACGTCCTGGGCGACCTCTTCGCGTCGCTCGCCATCGTGCTCGACAAGCCGTTCGTGGTCGGCGATTTCATCGCGGTCGACGGCATGAACGGCACCGTGGAACACGTGGGGGTGAAGACCACGCGGGTCCGGTCGCTCTCGGGCGAGCAGCTCGTCTTCGGGAACGCCAAGCTGCTGGGAAGCTCGATCCGGAACTACGGCCGGCTCCGCGAACGGCGCATCGTGTTCGTCCTGGGCGTCGAATACGGAACGCCGCGGGCCAAGCTGGAGCAGATCCCGGTGTGGCTGCGGGAAACGGTGGAGGGACTGGAGCAGGCGCGCTTCGACCGCGCGCATCTGCGCTCGTTCGGCGACTCGGCCATCGAGTTCGAGACGGTCTACTACGTGCTGGCGCCCGAGTACAACGTCTACATGGATCTGCAGCAGGCCATCAACCTGCGCATGCACCAGATCTTCGAGCGCGAGAACATCTCCTTCGCGTTCCCCTCCCGCACCCTGTACCTGCGGGGCCTGGAAGGGGTCGAGCGCGGCCTCAGCCGACCCGGATCCGAGCCGTCGGATCCAGGTGGATATGAGGCCGGTTCCCGCGGATGA
- a CDS encoding quinolinate phosphoribosyl transferase, translating into MPDRETDYNPYRPGGPPPPLRLARRLDPSIFQLPVEKMRSGYYSDKYFVRARDVLRADGADPTVTVQVFQKHHAWVAGTDEAIAILKLCLTEGYAFSDLEVLALWDGDTAEPWEPVLEITGPYAAFAHLETLYVGVLSRRTKIATNTREVVEAAWPKPVMFFPARHDHWMVQTGDGWAAHIAGAIGVSTDAQASWWGSEGIGTVPHALIAAYGGDTVRASQALAEHVPEHVQIVALADFDNDCVRTSLAVARALGERLHAVRLDTARSMVDRSLLDEMGDFDPRGVNARLVAKVRDALDAEGFGRVRIVASGGFTAERIRRFESAGVPVDSYGVGSALMQGSYDYTADVVQHEGRSVAKVGRWRRSAERLGRVE; encoded by the coding sequence ATGCCCGACCGCGAGACCGACTACAATCCGTACCGACCCGGAGGGCCGCCCCCGCCGCTCCGTCTCGCCCGCCGCCTCGATCCGAGCATCTTCCAGTTGCCGGTCGAGAAGATGCGCAGCGGCTACTACTCCGACAAATACTTCGTCCGGGCCCGCGACGTGCTGCGCGCCGACGGGGCCGATCCCACGGTCACGGTCCAGGTGTTCCAGAAGCACCACGCCTGGGTGGCAGGGACGGACGAGGCCATCGCCATCCTCAAGCTGTGCCTCACGGAGGGGTACGCCTTCTCCGACCTCGAGGTCCTGGCGCTCTGGGACGGCGACACGGCCGAGCCCTGGGAGCCCGTGCTGGAGATCACGGGTCCGTACGCGGCCTTCGCGCATCTGGAGACGCTCTACGTGGGGGTGTTGTCGCGGCGCACGAAGATCGCCACCAACACGCGGGAGGTGGTGGAGGCGGCCTGGCCCAAGCCCGTCATGTTCTTTCCCGCCCGCCACGACCACTGGATGGTCCAGACCGGCGACGGCTGGGCGGCCCACATCGCGGGCGCCATCGGCGTCTCGACCGACGCGCAGGCCTCCTGGTGGGGCTCGGAGGGCATCGGGACGGTCCCGCACGCGCTGATCGCCGCGTACGGCGGCGATACGGTGCGGGCCTCGCAGGCGCTGGCCGAGCACGTCCCCGAACACGTCCAGATCGTCGCGCTGGCGGACTTCGACAACGACTGCGTAAGGACCTCGCTGGCGGTCGCCCGTGCCCTGGGAGAACGGCTCCATGCCGTCCGTCTGGACACGGCCCGGTCCATGGTCGACCGCTCGCTCCTGGACGAGATGGGGGACTTCGACCCGCGCGGCGTCAATGCGCGGCTGGTGGCCAAGGTGCGAGATGCGCTGGATGCGGAGGGCTTCGGCCGGGTCCGCATCGTGGCCTCGGGTGGCTTCACCGCGGAGCGCATCCGGCGCTTCGAATCGGCCGGGGTGCCCGTGGACTCGTACGGCGTCGGATCGGCCCTCATGCAGGGGTCCTACGACTATACGGCCGACGTGGTGCAGCACGAGGGCCGATCCGTGGCCAAGGTGGGTCGCTGGCGGCGCAGCGCCGAGCGGCTGGGGCGGGTGGAGTAG
- a CDS encoding SRPBCC domain-containing protein translates to MGKAKTTRKLFSRETSIDADIAAPPERVWSVLTDAGDFARWNSTVVSLSGEIAPEGRLELVSTLAPKRTFTLRVQEFLPPRRLVWGDALGRRVFTLEKTAAGTRLSMCEKIGGPLFPLFSRMIPPFDQAFEQFVADLARESTAART, encoded by the coding sequence ATGGGCAAGGCCAAAACGACCCGGAAGCTGTTCAGCCGCGAGACCTCCATCGACGCCGACATCGCGGCTCCGCCCGAGCGGGTGTGGTCGGTGCTCACCGACGCCGGCGACTTCGCCCGCTGGAACTCCACCGTGGTGTCTCTGTCCGGCGAGATCGCTCCGGAGGGTCGATTGGAGCTCGTGTCGACCCTTGCCCCGAAGCGGACGTTCACGTTGAGGGTGCAGGAATTCCTGCCACCTCGGCGGCTCGTCTGGGGCGACGCCCTGGGCCGTCGTGTCTTCACGCTCGAGAAAACGGCGGCAGGCACGCGCCTGTCGATGTGCGAGAAGATCGGAGGACCCCTGTTCCCCCTCTTCTCCCGAATGATCCCGCCGTTCGACCAGGCGTTCGAGCAGTTCGTCGCTGACCTCGCCAGGGAATCCACCGCCGCACGGACCTGA
- a CDS encoding lasso RiPP family leader peptide-containing protein — translation MQQHYARPTLTIVGSFRDVTQVGFYGAGDGCTIVGPGISATGNNFQSTCGTTSSRS, via the coding sequence ATGCAGCAGCACTACGCGCGGCCCACGCTGACGATCGTCGGTTCCTTCCGGGACGTCACGCAGGTCGGGTTCTACGGCGCCGGAGATGGGTGCACCATCGTCGGGCCGGGGATCTCCGCGACTGGCAACAACTTCCAGTCGACCTGCGGCACGACCTCGTCACGGTCGTAG
- the lspA gene encoding signal peptidase II — protein MKQKVYTFLAIVPALLVVDWVTKRWALEALASGRQIQVIPGFLPFTLAFNRGAAFGLEIGDDPRLVFIPITLLALVLLTSLYVKAERGDWLRLVSLALVIGGALGNLYDRVRWERGVVDFIGPANLGFADFPIFNVADMGISCGAVLLAISFWLEERKALAAAAPAEPAAATPLEEP, from the coding sequence GTGAAGCAGAAGGTCTACACGTTCCTCGCGATCGTGCCGGCCCTGCTCGTCGTCGACTGGGTGACCAAGCGCTGGGCCCTGGAGGCCTTGGCGTCCGGACGCCAGATCCAGGTCATTCCGGGGTTCCTGCCCTTCACGCTGGCCTTCAATCGGGGGGCGGCCTTCGGGTTGGAGATCGGTGACGACCCCCGCCTGGTCTTCATCCCCATCACGCTGCTGGCCCTGGTCCTCCTGACCAGCCTCTATGTGAAGGCGGAGCGGGGGGATTGGCTGCGCCTGGTCTCGTTGGCGCTCGTCATCGGCGGTGCGCTCGGGAACCTCTACGATCGGGTCCGCTGGGAGCGCGGTGTGGTGGACTTCATCGGTCCGGCCAATCTCGGATTCGCCGACTTCCCCATCTTCAACGTGGCCGACATGGGCATCTCGTGCGGCGCGGTCCTCCTCGCGATCTCCTTCTGGTTGGAGGAGCGCAAGGCGCTCGCGGCCGCTGCGCCCGCCGAACCGGCTGCGGCGACCCCCCTCGAAGAACCTTGA
- a CDS encoding hemolysin family protein, which produces MTRLLWVVGISLAISFLCSILEAVLLSITHPYVQVLKERSPRAGAYLEALRTEIEEPIAAILTLNTIAHTVGAALAGAIVQEVYGDEWLTLFSAALTLAVLILSEIIPKTVGASFWKGLAVPSAFVLRGLVWIMKPVVWSLSLVQSLLKPRTAHPTISRAEIEVLAEIGRREGTLDEAEWQVMTNVMNLDEISAGQVMTPRTDIVAIPVDASVQEAKDLMLDEGHLRLPVYENSLDRVVGLLLARDLWEADREGETSIRGIMRPVQFAPASKPVEELIPEMRLKRTKMMIVLDEFGGTAGLVTLEDLIEEIVGEIQDEHEVDEPVDFVEADDGSVRIWGGALLEAVDERLGLSLEDPLNDTLAGHLFGRLGRVPRLGDQIEVQGGRFRVVEMVGRRIETVLFERSP; this is translated from the coding sequence ATGACCAGGCTTCTCTGGGTTGTTGGGATCTCCCTCGCCATCTCCTTCCTCTGCTCCATCCTGGAAGCGGTGCTGCTGTCCATCACGCACCCCTACGTCCAGGTGCTCAAGGAGCGGAGTCCCCGGGCCGGTGCCTACCTCGAGGCGCTGCGCACCGAGATCGAGGAGCCCATCGCGGCCATCCTCACCCTCAACACCATCGCCCACACGGTGGGGGCAGCCCTGGCCGGGGCCATCGTGCAGGAGGTCTACGGCGACGAGTGGCTGACGCTCTTCTCGGCCGCCCTCACGCTCGCCGTCCTCATCCTGTCCGAGATCATCCCCAAGACGGTCGGGGCGTCCTTCTGGAAGGGCCTGGCGGTCCCGTCCGCCTTCGTCCTGCGCGGGCTCGTGTGGATCATGAAGCCCGTGGTCTGGTCGCTCTCGCTCGTCCAGTCGTTGCTCAAGCCGCGGACCGCGCATCCGACCATCAGCCGCGCCGAGATCGAGGTGCTCGCCGAGATCGGCCGCCGCGAGGGCACGCTCGACGAAGCGGAGTGGCAGGTCATGACCAACGTCATGAACCTCGACGAGATCTCGGCCGGACAGGTGATGACGCCGCGGACGGACATCGTGGCCATCCCCGTGGACGCGAGCGTGCAGGAGGCCAAGGACCTCATGCTGGACGAGGGGCACCTGCGCCTGCCCGTATACGAGAACAGCCTGGACCGGGTGGTGGGGCTGCTGCTGGCCCGTGACCTGTGGGAGGCCGACCGCGAGGGCGAGACGTCCATCCGCGGCATCATGCGTCCGGTGCAGTTCGCTCCCGCGTCCAAGCCCGTCGAGGAGCTGATCCCGGAGATGCGCCTCAAGCGCACCAAGATGATGATCGTGCTCGACGAGTTCGGGGGGACCGCCGGCCTGGTGACCCTGGAGGATCTCATCGAAGAGATCGTCGGCGAGATCCAGGACGAGCACGAAGTGGACGAGCCCGTCGATTTCGTCGAGGCGGACGACGGTTCCGTGCGCATCTGGGGCGGCGCGCTCCTGGAGGCCGTCGACGAGCGGCTGGGGCTTTCGCTGGAGGACCCGTTGAACGACACTTTGGCCGGTCATCTCTTCGGCCGGCTGGGCCGCGTGCCCCGGCTGGGAGATCAGATCGAGGTCCAGGGGGGGCGGTTCCGGGTGGTGGAGATGGTGGGGCGGCGCATCGAGACCGTGCTGTTCGAGCGCTCCCCGTGA
- a CDS encoding FAD-dependent oxidoreductase: MPQHRYLIVGGGITADAAARGIRSVDPEGSIGILSQESDPPYDRPPLSKGLWKGWPVERVLRGTRELPNVQLHLGRRAQRIDREPRTVLDERGTIYSYDKLLIATGLQPRTLPDAVPQVIHFRTLEDYRRLRAATAASSRVIVIGGGYIATELAAVLCEAGKQVTVLFPEERVLEPITTPGIGEELAALYRTRGVDLRPGTKVLAVRRSGPRFLVAVSGASSETLRADVVVAGIGATPNVLLAQGARLEVEDGIVVDASFRTSDANVFAAGDVAAFWSPILGRTLRVEHEDHANQSGFLAGQAMAGLSVSYEHIPFHYSDLFDQHYDVVGEVGPGMETFEEWTDPYRRGIVYYLRGGRVRGLTLWNLPGRIDEARALIRGNRPHIHLDPTARIRVG, encoded by the coding sequence ATGCCCCAGCACCGCTACCTGATCGTCGGGGGCGGCATCACCGCCGATGCCGCGGCCCGCGGCATCCGCTCGGTGGATCCCGAAGGCAGCATCGGAATCCTCTCGCAGGAATCCGATCCCCCGTACGATCGGCCTCCGCTCTCGAAGGGCTTGTGGAAGGGATGGCCCGTCGAGCGCGTGCTCCGCGGCACCCGCGAGTTGCCCAACGTCCAGCTCCACCTGGGGCGCCGGGCCCAGCGCATCGACCGGGAGCCCCGGACCGTGCTCGATGAGCGCGGGACCATCTACAGCTACGACAAGCTGCTGATCGCCACCGGGTTGCAGCCCCGCACGCTCCCGGACGCCGTGCCCCAGGTCATCCACTTCCGGACCCTGGAGGACTATCGGCGCCTGCGCGCGGCCACGGCGGCCAGCTCCCGGGTGATCGTGATCGGCGGGGGCTACATCGCCACCGAGCTGGCTGCGGTGCTCTGCGAAGCGGGCAAGCAGGTCACGGTGCTGTTTCCCGAGGAGCGGGTGCTCGAACCGATCACCACACCCGGGATCGGGGAGGAGTTGGCCGCGCTGTACCGGACGCGCGGCGTGGACCTGCGGCCGGGGACCAAGGTCCTCGCCGTGCGGCGAAGCGGTCCCCGCTTCCTGGTCGCGGTGTCCGGCGCCTCCTCGGAGACCTTGCGCGCCGACGTGGTGGTGGCCGGAATCGGTGCGACGCCGAACGTGCTGCTCGCGCAGGGCGCACGTCTGGAGGTCGAGGACGGCATCGTGGTGGACGCCTCCTTCCGCACCTCCGACGCGAACGTCTTCGCCGCGGGGGACGTGGCCGCGTTCTGGAGTCCGATCCTGGGTCGCACGCTGCGCGTGGAGCACGAAGACCACGCCAACCAGTCCGGATTCCTGGCGGGTCAGGCGATGGCGGGCCTGTCCGTCAGCTACGAGCACATCCCCTTCCACTACTCCGATCTCTTCGATCAGCACTACGACGTGGTGGGGGAGGTCGGGCCCGGGATGGAGACGTTCGAGGAGTGGACCGACCCGTACCGGCGCGGGATCGTCTACTACCTGCGGGGCGGCCGCGTGCGCGGCCTGACGCTCTGGAACCTTCCGGGACGGATCGACGAGGCGCGGGCGCTCATCCGCGGGAACCGGCCTCATATCCACCTGGATCCGACGGCTCGGATCCGGGTCGGCTGA
- a CDS encoding SRPBCC domain-containing protein, which produces MTGETVVRGVEVSLAREKAFGAWHRHIHLWWPASHRLSGDPASRMVFEPCAGGRIFERATDGREFDWGLVEVWEPPERIVHTWQPGGPRDRRSRVTIEFTPIAAGRTRVRVTHTPGELAREEWERAQARFTAGWDAIVKAFANPREVEP; this is translated from the coding sequence ATGACCGGGGAGACCGTGGTGCGCGGCGTGGAGGTGTCCCTCGCTCGGGAGAAGGCGTTCGGGGCCTGGCACCGCCACATCCACCTCTGGTGGCCTGCGAGCCACCGGCTGAGTGGAGACCCAGCGAGTCGTATGGTGTTCGAGCCTTGCGCCGGAGGCCGGATCTTCGAACGAGCCACCGACGGGCGTGAGTTCGACTGGGGCCTCGTCGAGGTCTGGGAGCCTCCGGAGCGCATCGTCCACACGTGGCAGCCCGGCGGACCGCGAGATCGACGCAGCCGCGTCACCATCGAGTTCACCCCCATCGCTGCGGGCCGCACCCGCGTGCGCGTCACGCACACCCCTGGCGAACTGGCCCGGGAGGAGTGGGAACGCGCCCAGGCTCGGTTCACGGCCGGATGGGACGCGATCGTGAAGGCGTTCGCAAACCCTAGGGAGGTGGAGCCGTGA